In a genomic window of Caloenas nicobarica isolate bCalNic1 chromosome 1, bCalNic1.hap1, whole genome shotgun sequence:
- the LOC135992199 gene encoding olfactory receptor 51E2-like has translation MPSHNSSDLSPPSFILASIPGQEVAHFWMAILLCSMYILAVTANCAVLFIVKTEPSLHTPMYFFLCMLAAIDLALSTSTVPRVLSFYWFNTREISFAACLVQMFLIHTLSAIESTVLLAMAVDRYMAICHPLRYTATLTNAATAKIGLVAMARGVVFFLPLPLLLLPLPFCGSRMLSHSFCLHQDVMNLACANTTPSVVYGLTAILLVMGLDAILICLSYILILKSVLRLASWKERLKVFSTCVAHICVVLAFYVPLIGLSVVHRFGKDLAPLVHIIMGNVYILVPAVLNPIIYGVRTKQIQRRILNLIHVYSDRTAQ, from the coding sequence ATGCCCTCCCACAACAGCTCTGACCTCAGCCCACCCTCCTTCATCCTGGCCAGCATCCCAGGGCAGGAGGTTGCCCATTTCTGGATGGCGATCCTACTGTGCTCCATGTACATCCTGGCGGTCACAGCCAACTGCGCGGTGCTGTTCATCGTGAAGACGGAGCCCAGCCTGCACACTCCCATGTACTTCTTTCTCTGCATGCTGGCGGCCATCGACCTGGCCTTGTCCACGTCCACGGTGCCACGTGTCCTCTCCTTCTACTGGTTCAACACCAGGGAGATCAGCTTCGCCGCCTGCCTTGTCCAGATGTTCCTCATCCACACCCTCTCGGCCATTGAGTCCACTGTCCTCCTGGCCATGGCCGTGGACCGCTACATGGCCATCTGCCACCCGTTGAGATACACTGCCACCCTCACCAACGCCGCGACAGCAAAAATAGGGCTGGTAGCCATGGCCAGGGGAGTCGTCTTCTTCCTGCCTTTGCCTTTGCTCCTTCTGCCACTGCCCTTCTGTGGCTCCCGAATGCTGTCACACTCCTTCTGCCTGCACCAGGACGTGATGAACCTGGCCTGCGCCAACACCACCCCCAGCGTGGTGTACGGCCTCACCGCCATCCTGCTGGTCATGGGGCTGGATGCCATCCTCATCTGCCTCTCCTACATCCTGATCCTCAAGTCCGTCTTGCGGCTGGCGTCGTGGAAGGAGAGGCTCAAGGTGTTCAGCACCTGCGTTGCCCACATCTGCGTGGTCCTGGCCTTCTATGTGCCCCTGATTGGGCTTTCCGTGGTGCACAGGTTTGGGAAGGACTTGGCTCCTCTGGTCCATATCATCATGGGCAACGTCTACATCCTGGTGCCTGCTGTGCTCAACCCCATCATCTACGGGGTGAGGACCAAACAGATACAGAGGCGGATCCTGAATTTAATTCACGTATACAGTGACAGAACTGCCCAGTGA
- the LOC135986692 gene encoding LOW QUALITY PROTEIN: olfactory receptor 52R1-like (The sequence of the model RefSeq protein was modified relative to this genomic sequence to represent the inferred CDS: substituted 1 base at 1 genomic stop codon) has protein sequence MIFYRIQKPLVXARDKKVLMSLNSTTPFHPPYFILIGIPGLEKEQFWIAFPFCIMYAIAVLGNITLILIIKVEPSLHEPMYLFLAMLAFTDLVLSTSMLPKMLGIFWLGSGEIGFQSCLAQLFFIHTFSSVESGVLMAMALDRYFAICWPLRHSSMLSEPVVVALGSLVLVRGVLLLSPVCFLLHRMPFCHHHIISHSYCEHMAVVKLACGDTRLNVIYGLFVAFIVIGSDMILISVSYTMILQVVLRVPSAEARLKAFSTCASHVCVILGFYVPALFTFLTHRFGQSIPPHIHIMVANLYLLVPPMLNPIVYGMRTKKLQDRVILLFQQKGN, from the coding sequence ATGATTTTTTATAGGATTCAAAAGCCCTTAGTGTAGGCAAGAGACAAGAAGGTTTTAATGTCTCTGAACTCTACCACCCCCTTCCACCCTCCCTATTTCATACTCATTGGCATCcctgggctggagaaggagcagTTCTGGATTGCATTCCCCTTCTGCATCATGTATGCCATTGCTGTGCTGGGGAACATCACCCTTATCCTCATTATAAAGGTAGAGCCGAGCCTGCACGAGCCCATGTACCTATTCCTGGCCATGCTGGCCTTCACCGACCTGGTCCTGTCAACATCCATGCTACCCAAAATGCTTGGCATCTTCTGGCTGGGTTCTGGGGAGATTGGGTTTCAATCCTGCCTTGCTCAGCTGTTCTTCATCCATACCTTCTCGTCAGTGGAATCAGGCGTGCTCATGGCTATGGCCTTGGATCGCTACTTTGCAATTTGTTGGCCGCTGCGGCACTCCAGCATGCTCTCTGAGCCGGTGGTGGTGGCCCTCGGGAGCCTGGTGCTGGTGCGCGGGGTCCTCCTGTTGAGCCCTGTCTGCTTCCTCCTCCACAGGATGCCCTTCTGCCACCACCACATCATCTCCCACTCCTACTGCGAGCACATGGCTGTGGTGAAGCTGGCATGTGGGGACACCAGACTTAATGTCATTTATGGCCTCTTTGTGGCTTTCATAGTGATAGGATCTGACATGATCCTGATCTCTGTGTCCTACACCATGATCCTGCAGGTGGTCCTGAGGGTGCCATCCGCAGAGGCACGTCTCAAGGCCTTCAGCACTTGTGCATCCCATGTCTGTGTCATCCTTGGCTTTTATGTCCCTGCCCTCTTCACATTCCTCACCCACCGGTTTGGGCAGAGCATCCCTCCCCACATCCATATAATGGTGGCCAATCTCTACCTGCTGGTGCCCCCCATGTTAAACCCCATTGTTTATGGGATGAGGACCAAGAAGCTCCAGGACAGGGTGatcctcctcttccagcagaaGGGAAACTGA
- the LOC135987226 gene encoding hemoglobin subunit epsilon — protein sequence MVHWSAEEKQLITTVWGKVNVEECGAEALARLLIVYPWTQRFFSSFGNLSSPTAIIGNPKVRAHGKKVLTSFGEAVKNLDNIKNTFAKLSELHCEKLHVDPENFRLLGDILIIVLASHFTKDFTPACQFAWQKLVSVVAHALARRYH from the exons ATGGTGCACTGGTCAGCCGAGGAGAAGCAGCTCATCACCACCGTCTGGGGCAAGGTCAACGTGGAGGAATGCGGTGCTGAGGCCCTGGCCAG GCTGCTGATCGTCTACCCCTGGACGCAGAGGTTCTTCTCTTCCTTCGGGAAcctctccagccccactgcCATCATTGGCAACCCCAAGGTCCGCGCCCACGGCAAGAAAGTGCTCACCTCCTTCGGGGAAGCCGTCAAGAACCTGGACAACATCAAGAACACCTTCGCCAAGCTGTCCGAGCTGCACTGCGAGAAGCTGCACGTGGACCCCGAGAACTTCAGG ctccttggAGACATCCTCATCATCGTGCTGGCTTCCCACTTCACCAAGGATTTCACCCCTGCCTGCCAGTTCGCCTGGCAGAAGCTGGTCAGCGTGGTGGCTCATGCTCTGGCGCGCAGGTACCACTGA
- the LOC135987217 gene encoding hemoglobin subunit beta: MVHWSAEEKQLITSIWGKVNVADCGAEALARLLIVYPWTQRFFASFGNLSSATAISGNPNVRAHGKKVLTSFGEAVKNLDNIKNTFAQLSELHCDKLHVDPENFRLLGDILVIVLAAHFGKDFTPDCQAAWQKLVRVVAHALARKYH, encoded by the exons ATGGTGCACTGGTCAGCCGAGGAGAAGCAGCTCATCACTAGCATCTGGGGCAAGGTCAATGTGGCCGACTGCGGTGCTGAGGCCCTGGCCAG GCTGCTGATCGTCTACCCCTGGACCCAGAGGTTCTTCGCTTCCTTCGGGAACCTCTCCAGCGCCACCGCCATCAGCGGCAACCCCAACGTCCGTGCCCATGGCAAGAAAGTGCTCACCTCCTTCGGGGAAGCTGTGAAGAACCTGGACAACATCAAGAACACCTTCGCCCAGCTGTCCGAGCTGCACTGCGACAAGCTGCACGTGGACCCCGAGAACTTCAGG ctcctgggtGACATCCTGGTCATTGTCCTGGCCGCCCACTTCGGCAAGGATTTCACTCCCGACTGCCAGGCTGCCTGGCAAAAGCTGGTCCGTGTGGTGGCCCACGCTCTGGCCCGCAAGTACCACTAA
- the LOC135989195 gene encoding hemoglobin subunit beta-like: MVHWSAEEKQLITSVWSKVNVAECGAEALARLLIVYPWTQRFFASFGNLSSATAISGNPLVRAHGKKVLTSFGEAVKNLDNIKKCFAQLSKLHCDKLHVDPENFKLLGDILIIVLASHFGKDFTPACQSAWQKMVRVVAHALAHEYH; the protein is encoded by the exons ATGGTGCACTGGTCAGCCGAGGAGAAGCAGCTCATCACCAGTGTCTGGAGCAAGGTCAACGTGGCCGAATGTGGTGCTGAGGCCCTGGCCAG GCTGCTGATTGTCTACCCCTGGACCCAGAGGTTCTTCGCTTCCTTCGGGAACCTCTCCAGCGCCACCGCCATCAGCGGCAACCCCTTGGTCCGTGCCCACGGCAAGAAAGTGCTCACCTCCTTCGGGGAAGCTGTCAAGAACCTGGACAAcatcaaaaaatgttttgcccAGCTGAGCAAACTCCACTGCGACAAGCTGCACGTGGACCCCGAGAACTTCAAG ctcctgggtGACATCCTCATCATCGTCCTGGCCTCCCATTTCGGCAAGGACTTCACCCCCGCCTGCCAGTCCGCCTGGCAGAAGATGGTCCGTGTGGTGGCCCACGCGCTGGCCCACGAGTACCACTGA
- the LOC135989202 gene encoding hemoglobin subunit rho — MVHWSAEEKQLITTVWGKVNVEECGAEALARLLIVYPWTQRFFDNFGNLSSPTAIIGNPKVRAHGKKVLTSFGEAIKNLDNIKNTFAKLSELHCEKLHVDPENFRLLGDILIIVLAAHFGRDFTPACQATWQKLVGVVAHALAYKYH; from the exons ATGGTGCACTGGTCAGCCGAGGAGAAGCAGCTCATCACCACCGTCTGGGGCAAGGTCAACGTGGAGGAATGCGGTGCTGAGGCCCTGGCCAG GCTGCTGATCGTCTACCCCTGGACCCAGAGGTTCTTTGATAACTTCGGGAAcctctccagccccactgcCATCATTGGCAACCCCAAGGTCCGCGCCCACGGCAAGAAAGTGCTCACCTCCTTCGGGGAAGCCATCAAGAACCTGGACAACATCAAGAACACCTTCGCCAAGCTGTCCGAGCTGCACTGCGAGAAGCTGCACGTGGACCCCGAGAACTTCAGG ctcctGGGTGACATCCTCATCATCGTGCTGGCCGCACACTTCGGCAGGGACTTCACTCCTGCCTGCCAGGCCACTTGGCAGAAGCTGGTTGGGGTGGTGGCCCATGCTCTGGCCTACAAGTACCATTAA